From Paenibacillus polymyxa, the proteins below share one genomic window:
- a CDS encoding phosphoribosylanthranilate isomerase produces MNKTGVKICGLQSVEVLKSMVNLPVDYIGFVFADSKRRIDGAHAGELLRVLDEWASGSRPRSVGVFVNPDDALLNDVMEKAPLDVIQLHGQESPQRCRELKERFGIQIFKAWSVDSQGQTDQGKTEHRADELEAYVGTIDALLLDTYDPLYGGGSGKTFAWDRIPAYQAWTHQHGIPLFVAGGLTADNAEKLISEYHPDGLDVSSGVETNGVKDIAKITAFVERVKQA; encoded by the coding sequence ATGAACAAAACGGGCGTAAAAATTTGTGGACTTCAAAGCGTTGAAGTGCTAAAATCTATGGTAAACTTACCGGTCGATTATATAGGTTTTGTGTTTGCTGACAGCAAGCGCCGGATTGACGGCGCACATGCTGGAGAGTTGCTTCGCGTATTGGATGAATGGGCCTCGGGCAGCAGACCGCGCAGCGTGGGCGTATTTGTGAACCCTGACGATGCACTGTTAAACGATGTGATGGAGAAAGCACCATTGGATGTCATTCAGTTGCATGGACAGGAAAGTCCACAGCGCTGTCGGGAGCTTAAGGAACGTTTTGGCATACAGATATTCAAGGCTTGGTCTGTGGACAGCCAAGGGCAGACAGATCAGGGGAAGACCGAACACCGAGCAGACGAATTAGAGGCTTATGTCGGAACAATTGATGCTTTACTGCTGGATACATACGATCCCCTGTATGGCGGCGGTTCTGGAAAAACGTTTGCGTGGGATCGAATTCCCGCCTATCAGGCTTGGACTCATCAACACGGAATCCCTCTGTTTGTAGCTGGGGGGCTGACTGCCGATAACGCAGAAAAGCTGATTAGCGAGTATCATCCCGACGGGCTGGATGTTTCCAGCGGTGTAGAGACGAACGGAGTCAAGGACATTGCAAAAATCACAGCATTCGTAGAAAGGGTGAAGCAGGCATGA
- the aroB gene encoding 3-dehydroquinate synthase has protein sequence MSTLTVQLGERSYPILIGRGLLHQAGESLKERGIAQKSPLLIVSDENVAGFYLATVESNLQEAGYRTVSFVVKPGETSKSLAVFEQVITAAIEGGLDRNSAVIALGGGVVGDLAGFVAASYMRGIKFVQVPTTILAHDSSVGGKVGINHPLAKNMIGAFHQPELVLYDVDTLSTLPSREVSAGLAEMIKHGLIWDADFAQWCREHSTDLLGLDATALEYGLEKGCSIKAEVVSRDERENDLRAILNLGHTIGHAIEAIAGYGEFLHGEAISIGMVGSALLGVKLGADPSLVNETKEMLSSLRLPTSLPSHLDTDRLLEAMMHDKKFKEGSITFVVPRSIGRVEVVKDISVSYIREVIEQLKEEA, from the coding sequence ATGAGTACGCTGACGGTACAGCTTGGCGAACGTTCTTATCCTATTCTTATCGGACGTGGGTTGTTGCATCAAGCCGGAGAGTCGTTGAAGGAACGAGGAATTGCACAAAAAAGCCCATTATTGATTGTTTCAGACGAAAATGTAGCGGGATTCTACTTGGCAACAGTGGAAAGCAATCTTCAAGAGGCGGGATACAGAACGGTATCATTTGTCGTTAAGCCAGGTGAAACATCCAAGTCGCTTGCTGTATTTGAGCAGGTCATAACAGCAGCCATTGAGGGCGGTTTGGATCGCAATTCAGCTGTTATCGCTCTTGGTGGTGGTGTGGTGGGTGATTTGGCTGGATTTGTGGCGGCATCTTATATGAGAGGCATCAAGTTCGTACAGGTTCCAACTACTATCCTTGCCCATGACAGCAGCGTGGGTGGTAAGGTCGGCATCAATCATCCTTTGGCGAAAAATATGATAGGAGCCTTTCACCAACCGGAACTCGTACTGTATGACGTAGATACGTTGTCAACATTACCTTCTCGCGAGGTATCTGCGGGGCTTGCTGAAATGATCAAGCATGGCTTGATCTGGGATGCTGATTTTGCTCAGTGGTGCCGTGAACATTCGACGGATTTGCTCGGACTGGATGCGACGGCACTGGAGTACGGGCTGGAGAAGGGATGCTCCATTAAAGCCGAAGTTGTATCACGCGATGAACGAGAAAATGATTTGCGCGCTATTTTAAACTTAGGCCATACGATTGGGCATGCGATTGAAGCGATTGCGGGGTATGGTGAGTTTTTACACGGGGAAGCCATTTCTATTGGTATGGTTGGCTCGGCACTACTGGGTGTGAAGCTGGGGGCAGATCCTTCTTTGGTAAACGAAACGAAGGAAATGCTGTCATCGCTGCGCTTACCGACTTCTCTTCCGTCACATCTCGATACAGATCGATTGCTCGAAGCGATGATGCATGACAAAAAATTCAAAGAAGGCAGCATTACTTTCGTTGTCCCACGCAGTATTGGGCGTGTGGAGGTTGTGAAGGATATTTCCGTCTCTTACATCCGGGAAGTCATTGAACAGTTAAAAGAGGAGGCGTAA
- the aroC gene encoding chorismate synthase, whose product MSLRYLTAGETHGPQLTAIVEGMPSNLKLDFEELNFQLHRRQKGYGRGRRMQIEKDTAKIAGGVRHGYTTGAPIALVVENNDWKHWQNIMNIEPIEGSDEEKRRVHRPRPGHADLNGGMKYNLKDLRNVLERSSARETAIRVACGGLARQLLAEFGIKVAGQVIRIGEIEAPYRDLPIDELIAVTEASSVRVTDPETEKKMEAYIDLIKQEGDSVGGVVECIVEGVPIGLGSHVQYDRKLDARIAQGVMSINAFKGVEIGIGFEAGELRGSQVHDEILYDEERGYHRRTNRLGGFEGGMTNGMPVVVRGVMKPIPTLYKPLQSVDIDTKEAFTAQVERSDACAVPAASVVMEHVVAWEIAKALLEKFGGDSIEEIRANIASYEQQLEQY is encoded by the coding sequence ATGAGTTTACGTTATTTAACCGCGGGGGAAACGCATGGTCCCCAGCTAACTGCCATTGTAGAGGGTATGCCGAGTAATTTAAAATTGGATTTTGAGGAATTGAATTTTCAGTTGCACCGTCGTCAGAAAGGATATGGACGGGGGCGGCGTATGCAGATTGAAAAAGATACGGCGAAGATTGCTGGTGGCGTACGTCACGGATATACCACAGGTGCACCAATTGCACTAGTTGTGGAAAATAACGATTGGAAGCACTGGCAGAATATTATGAATATTGAGCCTATTGAAGGCAGTGATGAAGAAAAGCGTCGGGTTCATCGGCCGCGTCCGGGTCATGCGGATTTGAATGGCGGAATGAAATACAACCTGAAGGATCTTCGTAACGTGTTGGAACGCTCCAGTGCACGGGAAACAGCAATTCGTGTGGCATGTGGCGGGTTGGCTCGTCAATTGCTGGCTGAGTTCGGGATCAAGGTGGCAGGTCAGGTCATCCGCATTGGTGAAATCGAAGCTCCTTATCGCGATTTGCCGATTGATGAACTGATTGCCGTAACAGAAGCTTCTTCGGTAAGAGTAACCGATCCAGAAACGGAGAAGAAAATGGAAGCCTACATTGACCTGATCAAGCAAGAAGGTGACTCCGTCGGTGGTGTAGTGGAATGTATCGTGGAAGGTGTTCCGATTGGTCTGGGCAGTCATGTACAGTATGATCGGAAGTTGGATGCACGTATCGCACAAGGCGTCATGTCGATCAATGCATTTAAAGGTGTGGAAATCGGCATTGGGTTTGAAGCAGGAGAATTGCGCGGTTCACAGGTGCATGACGAGATTTTATATGATGAGGAACGTGGATATCACCGTCGTACGAATCGTTTGGGTGGTTTTGAGGGTGGCATGACCAACGGAATGCCAGTGGTGGTTCGTGGTGTTATGAAGCCAATTCCCACACTTTATAAGCCGCTGCAAAGCGTTGACATTGATACGAAAGAAGCGTTCACTGCACAGGTTGAGCGTTCGGATGCATGTGCGGTACCAGCGGCAAGCGTAGTCATGGAGCATGTGGTAGCTTGGGAGATAGCCAAAGCTTTACTAGAGAAATTCGGCGGGGATTCAATTGAAGAAATCCGTGCGAATATTGCATCCTATGAACAACAACTGGAGCAATACTAA
- the trpC gene encoding indole-3-glycerol phosphate synthase TrpC yields MYLDKIVVTKRQEVEQLKQHFEINKAERLIADLPVTRGFENAIASGRNRPLGLIAEVKKASPSKGLIRPNFHPVDIACAYEGAGADCISVLTDVTYFQGSPEYLQQIRDQVKIPLLRKDFIIDERQIYEARLLGADAVLLIAAILEPHVLGSFLQIAKDLGLDALVEVHDSEELKAVLDLGTATLVGVNNRNLRTFETRLQTTEELISLIPKGVTFISESGIAGPEDVKYLHSVGAHGILVGEHLMRKEDVGQAVVELMDGVKA; encoded by the coding sequence ATGTATCTTGATAAAATTGTGGTGACGAAGCGACAAGAAGTGGAGCAGCTTAAGCAGCATTTTGAGATTAATAAAGCCGAACGCTTAATTGCAGATTTACCTGTGACGAGAGGATTTGAAAATGCGATCGCCAGCGGACGCAACCGTCCGCTCGGGCTGATTGCTGAAGTAAAGAAGGCTTCTCCGTCCAAAGGGTTGATTCGACCCAATTTCCATCCGGTGGATATTGCGTGTGCATATGAGGGAGCAGGAGCCGATTGCATTTCTGTACTGACAGATGTTACGTATTTTCAGGGGAGTCCTGAATATTTACAGCAAATTCGCGATCAAGTGAAAATTCCGCTGCTGCGAAAAGATTTTATCATTGATGAACGGCAAATCTATGAAGCTCGTCTATTGGGAGCGGATGCGGTACTGTTGATTGCCGCGATATTGGAACCCCATGTTTTAGGGTCATTCTTGCAAATCGCCAAGGATCTTGGGCTGGATGCGTTGGTAGAGGTGCATGACAGTGAGGAACTTAAAGCAGTGCTGGATCTGGGTACAGCGACCTTAGTTGGTGTGAACAATCGCAATCTTCGGACATTTGAGACCCGTCTCCAGACGACAGAGGAGCTGATCTCACTGATCCCAAAAGGGGTTACATTCATCAGCGAAAGCGGCATTGCAGGACCGGAAGATGTTAAGTATCTGCATTCGGTAGGTGCGCACGGCATTCTGGTAGGGGAGCATCTGATGCGTAAGGAAGATGTAGGACAGGCTGTAGTCGAATTGATGGACGGGGTTAAAGCATGA
- the trpD gene encoding anthranilate phosphoribosyltransferase, producing the protein MERHDMMQVGLSRIIEGQHLSRTEARSVMEQIMSGSATQAQIGGLLTALRLKGETVDEITGFAEAMRNYASPVQAGEGNSRLLDTCGTGGSGIHKFNISTISAIIAASVSVRVAKHGNRSASGRAGSADVLEALGVNIHLTSDQARSCLDRIGICFLFAQLYHPSMKHAAAPRRELGVRTVFNMLGPLTNPAGADRQLLGIYDAGKTEVIAEVLNQLGSKRAMVVSSLDGLDEISISAATRVSELKDGKVHTFELHPSDLGLQTHSLDQVLGGDAQVNADIIRRILNGEHGAYRDVVLANAGACIYVSGAAATLTDGVARAAEAIDSGLALSKLDQLIQATGEYQYVS; encoded by the coding sequence ATGGAACGACATGACATGATGCAAGTAGGGTTAAGCCGGATCATTGAGGGACAGCATCTTTCGCGTACGGAGGCCCGTAGCGTGATGGAACAGATTATGAGTGGGAGTGCTACACAGGCGCAAATCGGCGGGCTCCTGACGGCTCTTCGCCTCAAGGGAGAGACGGTAGATGAAATCACCGGTTTTGCCGAAGCAATGCGCAATTACGCTAGTCCAGTGCAAGCTGGAGAAGGGAACAGTCGTCTACTGGATACATGCGGCACCGGGGGTTCGGGTATTCACAAGTTTAATATTTCCACGATATCTGCTATTATCGCGGCTTCGGTTTCCGTACGGGTAGCAAAGCATGGCAACCGGTCTGCAAGTGGCCGTGCCGGAAGCGCTGATGTCCTGGAGGCACTCGGAGTCAACATTCATTTGACAAGTGATCAGGCGCGATCGTGTCTGGACCGCATTGGCATTTGCTTTTTATTCGCACAGCTGTATCATCCGTCTATGAAGCATGCCGCCGCGCCGCGCCGTGAGCTAGGTGTGCGGACAGTATTCAATATGCTCGGTCCATTGACGAATCCGGCTGGTGCGGATCGACAGCTGTTGGGCATTTATGATGCCGGCAAAACGGAAGTGATTGCCGAGGTATTGAACCAGCTCGGCTCCAAACGAGCCATGGTTGTCAGCAGTTTGGATGGACTAGATGAGATTAGTATTTCGGCTGCGACGCGAGTATCTGAGCTCAAGGACGGCAAGGTTCACACGTTCGAGCTTCATCCGTCCGATCTGGGTTTGCAGACACATTCTCTAGATCAGGTGTTAGGCGGCGATGCACAGGTTAACGCAGATATCATACGACGAATTTTGAACGGAGAGCATGGAGCCTATCGTGATGTTGTGTTAGCGAACGCAGGAGCATGTATTTATGTCTCAGGCGCAGCAGCTACCTTGACAGACGGAGTAGCGCGAGCAGCAGAAGCCATCGACTCTGGACTGGCACTTTCCAAGCTGGATCAATTAATACAAGCAACGGGGGAATATCAATATGTATCTTGA
- the trpA gene encoding tryptophan synthase subunit alpha encodes MNLIDQAFERLKHEGKTALIPFLTVGDPDVDTTIEIIRQLESAGADILELGVPYSDPLADGPVIQRASERALKRQISIRTCMETASLARAAGSSLPFILFTYYNPVLQMGMDAFFAGLQEHGISGLIIPDLPLEEAEELGGRAAEVGVHLIPLVAPTSEQRIERIARQARGFVYCVSSLGVTGERASFFEGIEGFIAQVKRHTDVPVAIGFGISNREQVVRFSDICDGVVVGSAIVRQVEEAIPLLEDSARREEGLLQIRDFVAQLKQ; translated from the coding sequence ATGAATTTAATTGATCAGGCGTTTGAACGCCTTAAACATGAAGGCAAAACGGCATTAATTCCTTTTCTGACGGTAGGCGACCCGGATGTGGATACCACGATAGAGATCATTCGGCAGTTAGAGTCAGCCGGAGCCGATATATTGGAACTAGGCGTACCTTATTCGGACCCGTTGGCTGACGGCCCTGTGATTCAGCGTGCGTCTGAACGTGCACTGAAACGGCAAATTTCAATCCGCACCTGTATGGAGACAGCGTCTCTGGCTAGGGCGGCAGGTTCAAGCCTGCCTTTTATTCTGTTCACGTATTATAATCCTGTATTGCAGATGGGGATGGATGCTTTCTTTGCAGGCTTGCAGGAGCACGGTATCAGTGGTCTGATTATTCCGGATCTTCCGCTTGAAGAAGCAGAGGAACTGGGAGGACGGGCAGCAGAGGTAGGTGTGCATCTGATTCCGCTGGTAGCCCCAACGTCTGAACAACGGATCGAACGAATTGCCCGTCAGGCCCGAGGATTTGTGTACTGTGTATCTTCGCTGGGTGTAACCGGAGAAAGAGCTTCTTTTTTTGAAGGTATAGAGGGCTTTATCGCGCAGGTCAAACGGCATACGGATGTTCCGGTGGCGATAGGCTTTGGTATTTCAAATCGTGAGCAGGTTGTCCGGTTTTCAGACATTTGCGATGGAGTTGTGGTTGGCAGTGCCATTGTGCGACAGGTGGAGGAAGCCATTCCATTGCTGGAGGATTCTGCACGCAGAGAAGAAGGGCTTTTGCAAATTCGCGATTTTGTGGCACAATTAAAGCAGTAA
- the trpB gene encoding tryptophan synthase subunit beta produces the protein MTQLPDNNGRFGTFGGRFVPETLMNALIELEESYRKYADDPEFKAELNGLLKDYSGRETPLYHAERLSQHLGGAKIYLKREDLNHTGAHKINNALAQGLLAKRMGKQKVIAETGAGQHGVATATVAALLGLECKVFMGEEDTVRQQLNVFRMQLLGAEVIPVTSGTRTLKDAGNEALRYWVSHVHDTFYILGSAVGPHPYPMMVRDFQRVIGDETRRQILEKEGRLPDVVVAAIGGGSNAIGMFYPFIEDQGVALIGVEAAGKGVETEFHAATMSKGTQGVFQGSMSYLLQDEYGQVQPAHSISAGLDYPGVGPEHSYLKDIERAKYVPITDQEALDALQLLCRTEGILPALESAHAVAQVAKLAPTLTSDDIIVICLSGRGDKDVDSIIKYLGGNPS, from the coding sequence ATGACACAATTACCTGATAACAACGGACGTTTTGGAACATTTGGCGGACGTTTTGTACCGGAAACGTTGATGAACGCACTGATTGAATTGGAGGAATCCTACCGAAAATACGCGGATGATCCTGAATTTAAAGCAGAGTTGAACGGACTTCTAAAAGACTATTCGGGTCGGGAAACTCCGCTTTATCATGCGGAGCGTCTGAGCCAACATCTGGGCGGGGCAAAAATTTACTTGAAGCGCGAAGATTTAAACCATACTGGCGCCCACAAAATTAATAATGCATTGGCCCAGGGATTGCTGGCGAAGCGTATGGGAAAACAGAAGGTCATTGCCGAAACAGGTGCAGGACAGCATGGTGTCGCAACGGCTACCGTAGCTGCATTGCTCGGATTGGAATGCAAAGTGTTTATGGGCGAAGAGGATACGGTTCGCCAGCAGTTGAACGTATTTCGGATGCAGCTTTTGGGTGCGGAAGTGATTCCGGTGACATCGGGTACACGTACACTTAAGGATGCCGGGAATGAAGCTTTACGTTATTGGGTGAGCCATGTTCATGACACGTTCTATATTTTGGGTTCGGCTGTCGGTCCGCATCCGTATCCGATGATGGTACGGGATTTCCAGCGTGTGATAGGCGATGAAACACGCCGTCAGATCTTGGAGAAGGAAGGCAGACTTCCGGATGTTGTTGTGGCAGCGATCGGTGGCGGAAGCAATGCTATCGGTATGTTTTATCCTTTCATAGAGGATCAAGGTGTTGCTTTGATTGGCGTGGAGGCTGCTGGTAAAGGCGTCGAGACGGAATTCCATGCAGCTACCATGAGCAAGGGAACACAAGGGGTCTTCCAAGGCTCTATGAGTTATCTACTTCAGGATGAGTACGGACAAGTGCAGCCTGCGCATTCCATCTCGGCTGGACTGGATTATCCAGGTGTTGGACCGGAGCATTCATACCTAAAAGATATTGAGCGGGCCAAATATGTCCCGATTACTGATCAGGAAGCGCTGGATGCACTTCAGCTCCTTTGCCGTACCGAAGGAATACTGCCTGCATTAGAGTCGGCACATGCCGTTGCACAGGTCGCCAAGCTGGCACCTACGTTGACTTCAGATGATATTATCGTTATTTGTTTGTCTGGGCGCGGGGATAAAGATGTGGACTCCATTATCAAGTATTTAGGGGGAAATCCGTCATGA
- the aroH gene encoding chorismate mutase: MYNRGIRGATTVTNNEANEILEATSQLLEEIVSYNEIQPEDISNVWITVTHDLDAAFPAMAIRQLDGWDMVPLMCALEIPVAGSLPKCIRLMVQVNTDKSQREMKHVYLNGAQMLRPDLASQGK; the protein is encoded by the coding sequence ATGTACAATCGTGGAATTCGTGGCGCGACGACCGTGACGAATAATGAAGCAAACGAAATTTTGGAAGCAACAAGCCAACTACTGGAGGAAATTGTATCCTACAATGAAATTCAGCCAGAGGATATTAGTAATGTATGGATAACGGTGACCCATGACCTGGATGCTGCCTTTCCAGCCATGGCCATCCGTCAGCTTGACGGCTGGGACATGGTTCCGCTCATGTGTGCATTAGAAATTCCTGTGGCTGGTAGCTTGCCCAAGTGCATCCGTTTGATGGTACAGGTGAATACCGATAAATCTCAGCGTGAAATGAAACATGTATATTTGAACGGAGCACAGATGCTAAGACCGGATCTGGCTTCCCAAGGGAAATAA
- a CDS encoding gamma carbonic anhydrase family protein codes for MLIHYNGNLPQLHSSVYVAEGAKIVGKVTIGQDSSVWFNAVLRGDMAPIIIGERCNIQDGVVGHVNTNQPLLLADDISVGHAAIIHGCTIGKGTLIGMGAIVLNGAELGEYALIGAGSVVTENTKIPPYTLSIGTPAKVVRELTDADLQRMSRTTLSYVAKGKEYRIS; via the coding sequence ATGCTAATTCACTACAACGGAAACTTGCCACAACTCCATTCATCTGTCTATGTGGCAGAAGGAGCAAAAATCGTCGGAAAAGTAACGATCGGCCAAGATTCCTCCGTATGGTTTAATGCCGTACTGCGCGGGGATATGGCGCCTATCATTATCGGTGAACGCTGCAATATTCAGGACGGTGTCGTGGGACATGTGAACACGAATCAGCCCCTGTTGCTGGCGGATGATATTTCGGTAGGACATGCTGCCATTATCCACGGTTGTACGATAGGCAAAGGCACTTTAATTGGTATGGGGGCCATTGTACTCAACGGAGCGGAGCTTGGTGAATATGCTTTAATAGGAGCAGGGTCGGTCGTTACGGAAAATACCAAAATACCACCCTATACTCTTTCTATCGGTACACCTGCCAAAGTGGTGCGCGAATTGACAGATGCAGATTTGCAGCGGATGTCACGAACGACACTCAGCTATGTGGCGAAAGGAAAAGAATATAGGATCTCTTAA
- the hisC gene encoding histidinol-phosphate transaminase, translating to MQPKPHIVHLPVYQPGKPIEDVKRELGLDEVIKLASNENPYGSSPKVLQAIQQEFANISVYPDGSAVALTQALAKRTGLKEEQFIYGCGSDEIIALITRAFLLPGEESIMADQTFSVYKSNVEIEGAVAVEVPLRDGVHDLDAMLSHINDRTKIIWICNPNNPTGTIVPEAELIAFLNQVPKHIMVVLDEAYAEFVIDRSYPDGIRLLSAYENLVVLRTFSKIYGLASLRIGYGMGAEATIRLINQVREPFNTSRVAQAAAIAALEDQEFVQECRDRNAEGRAYLQNELKRLGLESFPAHGNFIMLDVRRPSGEVFQELLRKGVIIRAGHHKYPTYIRVSVGSQPQNELFIRVLEQVLGAEAAKVRL from the coding sequence ATGCAACCTAAACCGCATATTGTACATTTGCCAGTATATCAGCCCGGTAAACCGATTGAGGATGTGAAACGTGAGCTGGGACTCGATGAAGTAATCAAGCTCGCCTCAAACGAGAATCCGTATGGCAGCTCTCCCAAAGTGTTGCAGGCCATTCAGCAGGAGTTTGCTAACATCAGTGTATATCCTGACGGAAGTGCAGTTGCTCTGACACAGGCACTAGCTAAACGGACGGGATTAAAAGAAGAACAATTTATCTATGGCTGTGGCTCTGACGAAATTATTGCGTTGATTACGCGTGCATTCCTTCTTCCAGGGGAAGAAAGTATCATGGCTGATCAGACATTTTCCGTCTATAAAAGTAACGTGGAAATTGAGGGAGCAGTTGCAGTTGAGGTGCCTTTGCGTGACGGTGTACATGATTTGGATGCCATGCTGTCTCATATCAATGACCGTACAAAAATTATTTGGATCTGTAATCCAAATAATCCGACGGGAACGATTGTACCCGAAGCTGAGCTGATTGCGTTTCTGAACCAAGTGCCAAAGCATATCATGGTGGTGCTGGATGAAGCCTACGCTGAGTTTGTAATAGATCGTTCGTATCCAGACGGCATTCGCTTGTTGTCAGCTTATGAAAATTTGGTTGTACTGCGTACCTTCTCCAAAATCTATGGTCTGGCTTCGCTACGTATCGGATATGGTATGGGAGCCGAGGCAACCATTCGCTTGATCAATCAGGTTCGTGAGCCGTTTAATACTTCACGGGTTGCACAGGCTGCGGCCATTGCTGCCTTGGAAGATCAGGAATTTGTTCAAGAATGTCGGGATCGTAATGCAGAGGGTAGAGCTTATTTGCAAAATGAGCTGAAGCGTCTGGGCCTGGAGTCTTTCCCCGCACATGGTAATTTTATTATGCTGGATGTACGTCGTCCATCCGGTGAGGTATTTCAGGAGTTGCTTCGTAAAGGTGTGATTATTCGCGCAGGTCATCACAAATATCCGACATATATTAGGGTGTCGGTTGGATCACAGCCGCAAAATGAGTTGTTTATTCGTGTGCTGGAACAGGTCCTGGGGGCGGAAGCGGCGAAAGTACGCCTATAA
- a CDS encoding IDEAL domain-containing protein, which produces MDKMKVTYEVMLGLSAEMVLDEALRKHRSEKLYKDIDEALASGDEVAFRHLTDELKAMS; this is translated from the coding sequence ATGGATAAAATGAAGGTTACTTATGAGGTAATGTTGGGCCTGTCTGCTGAGATGGTTTTGGACGAGGCATTACGTAAACACCGGAGTGAAAAACTCTACAAGGATATTGATGAGGCGTTAGCCTCCGGAGATGAAGTAGCTTTTCGTCATCTTACGGATGAGCTGAAAGCAATGAGTTAG
- a CDS encoding RNA polymerase sigma factor, whose protein sequence is MMTDSQMIQEIKQGNVEVYSELMRRHQRKILAFVYHMLKSSNLEMIAEDLCSETFYKAYRSLHSFREVDASFSTWLYTIARNTVLSELRKHRSGQVPLEESGYVPVAPSDVIPEQAVLRGEKVEMVREAINRLPEKQRSALILREYEQLDYQEIATILGQTVSAVKSLLFRARTSVKTQLEPYFFEPLYEENEGMSSQ, encoded by the coding sequence ATGATGACAGATTCCCAGATGATTCAGGAAATCAAACAAGGTAATGTTGAGGTTTATTCAGAATTAATGAGGCGGCACCAACGTAAAATTTTAGCTTTTGTTTATCATATGCTGAAAAGTTCGAACCTGGAAATGATTGCTGAGGACTTATGCTCGGAGACGTTTTATAAAGCGTATCGGAGCCTGCATTCTTTTCGCGAGGTAGATGCATCGTTCTCCACTTGGCTATATACAATTGCACGCAATACGGTGCTAAGTGAGCTTCGCAAGCACCGTAGTGGTCAGGTTCCATTGGAAGAGAGCGGTTATGTACCGGTAGCTCCATCGGATGTAATTCCGGAGCAGGCTGTTCTTCGCGGTGAGAAGGTAGAGATGGTTCGTGAAGCAATCAACAGATTGCCTGAGAAGCAGCGATCTGCGCTGATTTTGCGTGAATATGAGCAATTAGATTATCAGGAGATTGCGACTATTTTAGGACAGACGGTCAGTGCGGTGAAGTCATTGCTTTTCCGGGCAAGAACCAGTGTGAAGACGCAGTTGGAGCCTTATTTTTTTGAGCCTCTCTATGAGGAAAACGAAGGGATGAGCAGCCAATGA
- a CDS encoding histidine phosphatase family protein, with translation MLIGLIRHGLTDWNAVGKIQGHSDIPLNEEGRRQARLLAERLKEEPYQWDGLITSSLSRAKETGDIIASDLHLPLLEPDDRLRERAYGQVEGMTQAEREEKWGVDWHLLDLGQESDADLQLRALAFMEALWTENRDKNLLIVSHGGFLANLYKALYQEKFTERIGNLSLSVLQREDADWEPLLYNCTKHLQEKK, from the coding sequence ATGCTTATTGGCTTGATCAGACATGGATTGACGGATTGGAATGCGGTAGGTAAAATCCAGGGGCACAGTGATATTCCGTTGAATGAGGAAGGGCGTCGGCAGGCACGCTTGCTGGCAGAACGATTGAAGGAAGAGCCTTATCAATGGGACGGGCTTATTACAAGTAGTCTCTCCAGAGCGAAAGAGACGGGGGATATTATTGCCTCTGACCTGCATTTGCCATTGCTGGAACCTGATGATCGACTAAGAGAACGTGCTTATGGTCAGGTCGAGGGGATGACACAGGCCGAACGTGAAGAGAAGTGGGGAGTTGACTGGCATCTGCTGGATTTAGGGCAGGAAAGCGATGCAGATCTTCAGCTTCGTGCGCTAGCTTTTATGGAGGCTCTTTGGACGGAAAATCGGGACAAGAATCTGTTGATCGTTTCCCACGGCGGTTTTTTGGCTAATTTGTATAAGGCTCTGTATCAGGAAAAATTTACAGAACGAATTGGCAATTTGTCACTAAGTGTACTCCAGCGTGAGGATGCGGACTGGGAACCGCTTTTATATAATTGCACGAAGCATTTGCAAGAGAAAAAGTGA